A portion of the Streptomyces platensis genome contains these proteins:
- a CDS encoding YibE/F family protein has translation MSAHESHHHPAAHSHGHGHGPAAPVSRHLRKVIAAVLIPFAAAVAVGLVVLWPGGAPPHKPSGVGFDQPTESARVVKVAEVNCADVHAEQQPQPPSPTGQPPAGGADKGKPCQQTTIEVTTGEHKGRTFQTVVTPDALRHYTTGQEVVVAYSPKAPKELQYSVSDVDRSLPMWLLAAIFAFAVVIVGRLRGVLALVALAASFVVLTLFILPAILQGSNPLVVAVIGGSAIMLIALYLCHGLTARTSVAVLGTLASLLLIGLLGSVFIGWALLTGNTDDTTGLVHGLYPDIEIRGLLLAGIIIGSLGVLDDVTVTQTAAVWELKEADPSAGWRKLYGAAMRIGRDHIASVVNTLVLAYAGAALPLLLLFSIAQSSVGTVASSEVVAEEIVRTLVGSIGLVAAVPLTTLLAALVVSADRKEQSSPAGGDTGAGQGAGAGATVGAGAGVSGGAPTSPTGGRQGRRGGRGKRRKQG, from the coding sequence GTGTCCGCTCACGAGTCCCACCACCACCCCGCCGCGCACTCCCATGGGCACGGCCATGGCCCCGCCGCGCCCGTCTCCCGGCATCTGCGCAAGGTCATCGCGGCCGTACTGATCCCGTTCGCGGCCGCAGTGGCGGTCGGCCTGGTCGTGCTCTGGCCGGGCGGTGCACCTCCGCACAAGCCCTCCGGGGTCGGCTTCGATCAGCCCACGGAGAGCGCACGCGTGGTCAAAGTGGCAGAGGTGAACTGTGCGGATGTCCATGCCGAACAGCAGCCCCAGCCCCCGTCACCGACGGGCCAGCCACCGGCCGGGGGAGCGGACAAGGGCAAGCCCTGCCAGCAGACGACGATCGAAGTCACCACCGGGGAGCACAAGGGGCGCACCTTCCAGACGGTGGTGACCCCGGACGCCCTGCGCCACTACACCACCGGCCAGGAGGTGGTGGTGGCGTACTCCCCCAAGGCGCCGAAGGAGTTGCAGTACTCGGTCAGCGATGTCGACCGGTCGCTCCCGATGTGGCTGCTGGCCGCGATCTTCGCCTTCGCAGTGGTGATCGTCGGCCGGCTGCGTGGCGTACTCGCGCTGGTGGCACTGGCAGCCAGCTTCGTGGTCCTGACGCTGTTCATCCTTCCGGCGATCTTGCAGGGCTCCAATCCACTGGTGGTAGCGGTGATCGGGGGCAGCGCGATCATGCTGATCGCCCTGTACCTGTGCCATGGGCTGACGGCCCGTACGTCCGTGGCCGTGCTCGGCACCCTGGCGTCACTGCTGCTGATCGGGCTGCTCGGCTCGGTCTTCATCGGCTGGGCGCTGCTGACCGGCAATACGGACGACACGACCGGCCTGGTGCACGGCCTTTACCCGGACATCGAGATCCGCGGTCTGCTGCTGGCGGGGATCATCATCGGTTCGCTGGGCGTGCTCGACGATGTGACGGTGACCCAGACCGCCGCGGTCTGGGAGCTCAAGGAGGCGGACCCGTCGGCGGGCTGGCGCAAGCTGTACGGCGCCGCGATGCGGATCGGCCGGGACCACATCGCGTCCGTCGTCAACACCCTGGTGCTGGCCTACGCGGGTGCCGCACTGCCGCTGCTTTTGCTGTTCTCGATCGCACAGAGCAGCGTCGGAACGGTCGCGTCGAGCGAGGTGGTCGCGGAGGAGATCGTCCGCACGCTCGTGGGCAGCATCGGGCTGGTCGCCGCAGTGCCGCTGACCACACTGCTGGCCGCGCTGGTCGTCTCGGCGGACCGGAAGGAGCAGAGCTCGCCGGCGGGTGGCGACACGGGAGCCGGACAGGGTGCCGGGGCCGGTGCCACGGTGGGGGCCGGGGCCGGGGTCAGCGGCGGCGCGCCGACGAGCCCCACGGGTGGCCGGCAAGGACGCCGTGGGGGACGCGGCAAGCGACGTAAGCAGGGGTGA
- the thiC gene encoding phosphomethylpyrimidine synthase ThiC: MTLKDARTPENGANGGEEPQIGWHKGYVSGSRPDLRVPVRRVHLTNGKDVTLYDTSGPYTDPNIDTDVRRGLAPLRENWIIGRGDTEEYAGRPMRPEDDGLKHTSPRGGLKNLDAVFPGRPRQPRRGRAGAPVTQLGYAQRGEITAEMEYVAVREKVTPEFVRDEIAAGRAVLPANINHPEIEPMIIGKNFLVKVNANIGNSAVTSSIEEEVEKMTWATRWGADTVMDLSTGRNIHTTREWVLRNSPVPIGTVPLYQALEKVDGKAEELTWEIYKDTVIEQAEQGVDYMTVHAGVLLRYVPLTARRKTGIVSRGGSIMAAWCLAHHKESFLYTHFEELCEILASYDVTYSLGDGLRPGSIADANDEAQFAELRTLGELNTIAKRHGVQTMIEGPGHVPMHKIKENIDLQQEICEEAPFYTLGPLTTDIAPAYDHITSGIGAAMIAWWGTAMLCYVTPKEHLGLPDRDDVKTGVITYKIAAHAADLAKGHPGAQEWDDALSDARFEFRWEDQFNLALDPDTARAFHDATLPAEPAKTAHFCSMCGPKFCSMKISQDIRREHGGDLALDPEAGMAEKSKEFAAAGNRVYLPIAD; encoded by the coding sequence ATGACTCTGAAGGATGCACGCACGCCTGAAAACGGTGCCAACGGTGGCGAAGAGCCGCAGATCGGCTGGCACAAGGGCTATGTCTCCGGATCGCGCCCCGATCTTCGGGTGCCGGTCCGGCGGGTGCACCTCACCAACGGCAAGGACGTGACGCTCTACGACACGTCAGGGCCGTACACCGACCCGAATATCGATACCGACGTCCGCCGCGGTCTGGCGCCGCTGCGGGAGAACTGGATCATCGGCCGCGGCGACACCGAGGAGTACGCGGGCCGCCCCATGCGGCCGGAGGACGACGGCCTCAAGCACACCTCGCCGCGCGGCGGCCTCAAGAACCTCGACGCGGTCTTCCCGGGCCGTCCCCGCCAGCCGCGCCGCGGCCGGGCGGGCGCCCCGGTCACCCAGCTCGGGTACGCCCAGCGTGGCGAGATCACCGCGGAGATGGAGTACGTCGCCGTCCGCGAGAAGGTCACGCCCGAGTTCGTCCGCGATGAGATCGCGGCCGGCCGCGCGGTGCTGCCGGCGAACATCAACCACCCGGAGATCGAGCCGATGATCATCGGTAAGAACTTCCTGGTGAAGGTGAACGCCAACATCGGCAATTCGGCGGTCACTTCCTCCATCGAGGAGGAGGTGGAGAAGATGACCTGGGCGACCCGCTGGGGCGCCGACACGGTGATGGATCTGTCCACCGGCCGCAACATCCACACCACTCGTGAGTGGGTACTGCGCAACTCCCCCGTCCCCATCGGCACCGTCCCCCTCTACCAGGCGCTGGAGAAGGTCGACGGCAAGGCCGAGGAGCTGACCTGGGAGATCTACAAGGACACCGTCATCGAACAGGCCGAACAGGGCGTCGACTACATGACGGTGCACGCCGGTGTGCTGCTCCGCTACGTCCCGCTGACGGCCCGCAGGAAGACCGGCATCGTCTCCCGCGGCGGCTCGATCATGGCGGCCTGGTGCCTGGCGCACCACAAGGAGTCGTTCCTCTACACGCACTTCGAGGAGCTCTGCGAGATCCTCGCCTCCTACGACGTCACCTACTCGCTCGGTGACGGTCTGCGCCCCGGCTCCATCGCGGACGCCAACGACGAGGCGCAGTTCGCGGAGCTGCGGACGCTCGGTGAGCTGAACACCATCGCGAAGCGGCACGGTGTCCAGACCATGATCGAGGGCCCGGGCCATGTCCCGATGCACAAGATCAAGGAGAACATCGACCTTCAGCAGGAGATCTGCGAGGAGGCGCCGTTCTACACGCTCGGCCCGCTGACCACCGACATCGCGCCCGCCTACGACCACATCACCTCCGGTATCGGCGCGGCGATGATCGCCTGGTGGGGCACCGCGATGCTCTGCTACGTCACGCCCAAGGAGCACCTGGGCCTGCCGGACCGCGACGACGTCAAGACCGGCGTCATCACGTACAAGATCGCGGCCCATGCGGCGGACCTGGCCAAGGGCCACCCGGGCGCCCAGGAATGGGATGACGCGCTCTCCGACGCCCGCTTCGAGTTCCGCTGGGAGGACCAGTTCAACCTGGCCCTCGACCCGGACACGGCCCGCGCCTTCCACGACGCGACGCTGCCCGCCGAACCGGCGAAGACGGCCCACTTCTGCTCGATGTGCGGCCCGAAGTTCTGCTCGATGAAGATCAGCCAGGACATCCGCCGCGAACACGGGGGCGATCTGGCCCTCGACCCCGAGGCCGGAATGGCCGAGAAGTCGAAGGAGTTCGCGGCGGCGGGCAACCGCGTGTATCTGCCGATCGCGGACTAG
- a CDS encoding cytochrome ubiquinol oxidase subunit I encodes MELALAPETLARWQFGITTVYHFLFVPLTISLAALVAGLETAWVRTGKEKYLKATKFWGKLFLINIAMGVVTGIVQEFQFGMNWSDYSRFVGDVFGAPLAFEALIAFFFESTFIGLWIFGWDKLPKKIHCFCMWMVSIGTLLSSYFILAANSWMQHPVGYKYNAANGRAELTDFWKVLTQDTTLVVVFHTLTAAFLTGAAFMVGISAFHLMRKKHIKVMRTSLRLGLITLVIAGVLTAISGDSLGKVMFKQQPMKMAAAEALWETEKPAPFSIFAYGDVDKGHNKVAIEVPGLLSFLAHNDFTSPVPGINDVNRSEQQKFGPGDYRPNIPVAYWGFRWMIGFGMSSFAIGLAGLWLTRKKFWLAPGLRTGDEEPPRLALTKNRELGARLSKWYWSLAFVTLGFPLLANSWGWIFTEMGRQPWAVYGVLRTSDAVSPGVSQGEVLTSMIVFTTLYAILAVVEVKLLVKYIKAGPPELNDSDLNPPTKIGGDSTDADRPMAFSY; translated from the coding sequence ATGGAACTGGCGTTGGCGCCAGAGACTCTGGCGCGATGGCAATTCGGCATCACGACCGTCTACCACTTCCTGTTCGTCCCCCTGACGATCTCCCTCGCCGCTCTGGTGGCCGGACTCGAGACCGCATGGGTGCGTACGGGTAAGGAGAAGTACCTCAAGGCCACCAAGTTCTGGGGCAAGCTGTTTCTGATCAACATCGCGATGGGTGTCGTCACCGGCATCGTCCAGGAGTTCCAGTTCGGTATGAACTGGTCCGACTACTCACGGTTCGTCGGCGACGTCTTCGGTGCTCCGCTGGCCTTCGAGGCGCTGATCGCGTTCTTCTTCGAGTCCACCTTCATCGGCCTGTGGATCTTCGGCTGGGACAAGCTTCCGAAGAAGATCCACTGCTTCTGCATGTGGATGGTCTCGATCGGCACACTGCTCTCCTCGTACTTCATCCTGGCGGCGAACTCCTGGATGCAGCACCCGGTCGGCTACAAGTACAACGCCGCGAACGGCCGTGCCGAGCTGACCGACTTCTGGAAGGTGCTGACCCAGGACACCACCCTGGTCGTCGTCTTCCACACGCTGACCGCGGCTTTCCTGACCGGCGCCGCGTTCATGGTCGGCATCTCCGCCTTCCATCTGATGCGCAAGAAGCACATCAAGGTCATGCGGACCTCGCTGCGGCTCGGGCTGATCACGCTGGTCATCGCCGGCGTCCTCACCGCGATCAGCGGTGACTCGCTCGGCAAGGTCATGTTCAAGCAGCAGCCGATGAAGATGGCCGCCGCCGAGGCGCTCTGGGAGACGGAGAAGCCGGCGCCGTTCTCGATCTTCGCCTACGGGGATGTCGACAAGGGCCACAACAAGGTCGCCATCGAGGTTCCCGGTCTGCTCTCCTTCCTCGCGCACAACGACTTCACCTCGCCGGTCCCCGGCATCAACGACGTCAACCGGTCCGAGCAGCAGAAGTTCGGGCCCGGTGACTACCGGCCCAACATCCCGGTCGCCTACTGGGGCTTCCGCTGGATGATCGGCTTCGGGATGTCGTCGTTCGCCATCGGACTCGCCGGGCTGTGGCTCACCCGTAAGAAGTTCTGGCTGGCACCGGGGCTGCGTACGGGCGACGAGGAACCACCCCGGCTCGCGCTCACCAAGAACAGGGAGCTCGGTGCCCGGCTGAGCAAGTGGTACTGGTCGCTCGCCTTCGTCACCCTCGGCTTCCCGCTCCTCGCGAACTCCTGGGGCTGGATCTTCACCGAGATGGGCCGCCAGCCCTGGGCCGTCTACGGCGTGCTGCGCACCTCGGACGCGGTGTCCCCGGGCGTCTCCCAGGGCGAGGTCCTCACCTCGATGATCGTCTTCACCACGCTCTACGCGATCCTCGCCGTGGTCGAGGTCAAGCTGCTGGTGAAGTACATCAAGGCCGGCCCCCCGGAGCTCAACGACTCCGACCTCAATCCGCCCACCAAGATCGGCGGCGACAGCACGGACGCCGACCGGCCGATGGCCTTCTCGTACTAG
- a CDS encoding cupin domain-containing protein, protein MKAFRLEELEAERAANDGAYLQFLRERTMSVGLYALDAGSVDPQQPHAQDEVYFVVSGRAAITVGQETQSVARGSVVYVPAGVPHKFHHISEDLRVMVVFSPPES, encoded by the coding sequence ATGAAGGCTTTCCGACTGGAAGAGCTGGAAGCGGAGCGGGCCGCGAACGACGGTGCGTATCTTCAGTTCCTCCGGGAACGCACCATGTCGGTCGGGCTGTATGCGCTGGATGCCGGCAGCGTCGATCCACAGCAGCCGCATGCGCAGGACGAGGTGTATTTCGTGGTCAGCGGCCGGGCGGCGATCACCGTCGGCCAGGAGACGCAGTCGGTGGCACGGGGCAGCGTGGTCTACGTGCCGGCGGGAGTCCCCCACAAGTTCCACCACATCAGCGAGGACCTCCGGGTGATGGTGGTCTTCTCTCCTCCTGAGAGCTAA
- a CDS encoding LacI family DNA-binding transcriptional regulator codes for MTAAGKHQVSRSTGRRLGRAGIRDVAAAAGVSITTVSDALNGKGRLPDATRSHVREVADRLGYRPSAAARTLRTGKSGLLGLTVTTYGDEPFTFTEFAYFAEMARAATSAALARGYALVILPATSRHDVWSNVALDGTVVIDPADGDPVVTELVRHGIPVVSDGRPGGALPVTGWVDNDHEAAVLGLLDHLADAGARRIGLLTGNTTDTYTRLSTTAYLHWCERVGQDPVYESYPAHDPCAGAVAADRLLARPDRPDAVYGLFDPNGTDLLAAARRYGLRVPEDLLLVCCSESTLYAATEPPITTLSLKPRRIGTAVIQILIDAIEGLDNGRPIEQVIPTDLIVRASSQRRSPRTTVSPPRGPTGD; via the coding sequence ATGACAGCAGCAGGGAAGCACCAGGTGAGCCGGTCGACCGGCCGCCGGCTGGGGCGGGCGGGCATCCGGGACGTGGCCGCCGCAGCCGGTGTGTCGATCACGACTGTCTCCGACGCGCTCAACGGCAAGGGCCGGCTTCCGGATGCCACCCGTAGCCATGTCCGCGAGGTGGCCGACCGGCTGGGCTACCGCCCGTCCGCAGCCGCCCGCACGCTCCGTACCGGCAAGTCAGGCCTCCTCGGCCTGACCGTGACCACGTACGGGGACGAACCCTTCACCTTCACCGAATTCGCCTATTTCGCCGAGATGGCCAGAGCCGCCACCTCCGCGGCCCTGGCCCGCGGCTATGCGCTGGTCATCCTCCCGGCGACCTCCCGCCACGACGTGTGGTCCAACGTCGCCCTCGACGGCACCGTCGTCATCGACCCCGCCGACGGCGACCCGGTCGTCACCGAACTCGTCCGGCACGGCATCCCCGTCGTCTCCGACGGCCGCCCCGGTGGCGCGCTGCCCGTCACCGGCTGGGTCGACAACGATCACGAGGCGGCCGTCCTCGGCCTGCTCGACCATCTCGCCGACGCCGGCGCCCGCCGCATCGGACTCCTCACGGGCAACACCACCGACACCTACACCCGGCTGTCGACCACCGCCTATCTGCACTGGTGCGAGCGGGTCGGCCAGGATCCGGTCTACGAGTCCTACCCGGCACACGACCCGTGCGCGGGGGCCGTCGCCGCCGACCGGCTGCTGGCCCGCCCGGACCGCCCGGACGCCGTCTACGGGCTCTTCGACCCCAACGGCACGGACCTGCTCGCCGCCGCCCGGCGCTACGGCCTGCGGGTTCCGGAGGACCTGCTGCTGGTCTGCTGTAGCGAGTCCACCCTCTACGCCGCCACCGAGCCGCCGATCACCACGCTGTCACTCAAACCGCGCCGCATCGGCACCGCCGTCATCCAGATCCTCATCGACGCCATCGAAGGGCTGGACAACGGGCGGCCCATCGAACAGGTGATACCTACCGATCTCATCGTCCGTGCCTCGTCCCAGCGACGGTCGCCGAGAACGACCGTCAGCCCGCCACGGGGACCGACCGGCGACTGA
- a CDS encoding DUF5326 family protein encodes MAGKGIFAGLPWWVTWVVVPVVVIVVFGGLIATALGFLIGVLFKVLIAAALIAGVIYLVRRVSGSSSSSSKSDW; translated from the coding sequence GTGGCCGGTAAGGGGATATTCGCAGGGCTTCCGTGGTGGGTCACCTGGGTCGTGGTGCCCGTCGTCGTGATCGTCGTCTTCGGCGGACTGATCGCCACCGCACTCGGCTTCCTGATCGGCGTGCTGTTCAAGGTCCTCATCGCGGCGGCCCTGATCGCCGGGGTCATCTACCTCGTCCGCAGGGTCAGCGGCTCGTCCTCTTCCTCGTCGAAGAGCGACTGGTAG
- the hisC gene encoding histidinol-phosphate transaminase, which yields MSEKTPKLRAALDGVPTYKPGRPAAVGGPVTYKLSSNENPYPPLPGVLESAVTAAGSFNRYPDMACTGLMAELSERFSVPVEHLATGTGSVGVAQQLVQATSGPGDEVIYAWRSFEAYPIITQVSGATSVQVPLTSGEVHDLDAMLAAITDRTRLIFVCNPNNPTGTVVRRAELESFLDRVPADVLVVLDEAYREFIRDAEVPDGIDLYRDRPNVCVLRTFSKAYGLAGLRVGFAAAHEPVAAALRKTAVPFGVSQLAQEAAVASLRSEGALLERVDALVAERARVVDGLLGQGWTVPESQANFVWLRLGDRTVDFAAACERGGVVVRPFPGEGVRVTIGESSAMDLFLQAAEEFRKAL from the coding sequence GTGAGCGAGAAGACCCCGAAGCTGCGTGCTGCGCTGGACGGCGTCCCCACCTACAAGCCGGGCCGGCCGGCGGCGGTCGGCGGCCCCGTCACGTACAAGCTGTCCTCCAACGAGAACCCCTACCCGCCGCTGCCGGGGGTCCTGGAGAGCGCGGTGACCGCTGCCGGGTCCTTCAACCGCTACCCGGACATGGCCTGCACGGGCCTGATGGCGGAGCTGTCCGAGCGGTTCTCGGTGCCGGTGGAGCATCTGGCGACGGGCACCGGCTCGGTCGGGGTGGCGCAGCAGCTGGTCCAGGCGACGTCCGGGCCCGGTGATGAAGTGATCTACGCCTGGCGTTCGTTCGAGGCGTACCCGATCATCACCCAGGTCTCCGGTGCCACGTCCGTGCAGGTCCCGCTGACTTCCGGCGAGGTGCACGACCTGGACGCGATGCTGGCCGCGATCACCGACCGGACTCGGTTGATCTTCGTCTGCAACCCCAACAACCCCACCGGCACCGTCGTACGCCGTGCCGAGCTGGAGTCCTTCCTGGACCGGGTGCCGGCCGATGTGCTGGTGGTGCTGGACGAGGCCTACCGCGAGTTCATCCGGGACGCCGAGGTGCCGGACGGAATCGATCTCTACCGCGACCGCCCCAACGTGTGTGTGCTGCGGACCTTCTCCAAGGCGTACGGCCTGGCGGGGCTGCGGGTCGGTTTCGCGGCGGCCCATGAGCCGGTGGCCGCCGCGCTGCGCAAGACGGCGGTGCCGTTCGGAGTCAGCCAGCTCGCACAGGAGGCGGCGGTGGCGTCGCTGCGCAGCGAGGGCGCGCTGCTGGAGCGGGTCGATGCGCTGGTGGCCGAGCGGGCGCGGGTGGTGGACGGGCTGCTCGGGCAGGGCTGGACGGTCCCGGAGTCGCAGGCCAACTTCGTCTGGCTGCGGCTGGGGGACCGTACGGTCGACTTCGCCGCGGCCTGTGAGCGGGGCGGGGTCGTCGTGCGGCCGTTCCCCGGTGAGGGGGTGCGGGTGACGATCGGCGAGAGCTCGGCGATGGATCTGTTCCTCCAGGCCGCGGAGGAGTTCCGCAAGGCGCTGTAG
- a CDS encoding metallophosphoesterase: protein MAGETPAPAPPPGVPSGTPAGSPVPPAGPPLHLPAGAPAAPPAAPPAELPEEYTPTARDLPVITPGRTDTLIDRPAVVPVPEPAMDPDAPEGMGPLYVVGDVHGYYDELREALAAEGLIDADGNWAAGNARLWFLGDFTDRGPDGIGVIDLVMQLSAEAAAAGGYCKALMGNHELLLLGAKRFGDTPVQSGAGTASFQAAWLLNGGQKNDMDRLEDHHLQWMARLDAVMEEDGHLLVHSDTTAYLEYGDSIEAVNDTVHDVLTRSEADEVWDLFRKFTKRFAFRDEAGSDAVRELLDAYGGDRVVHGHSPIPYLLGEVGAEDGDSDTVAVDGPHVYADGLAIAMDGGVTMAGKLLVVQLPLAG from the coding sequence ATGGCGGGAGAAACTCCGGCGCCTGCTCCGCCGCCCGGAGTGCCTTCCGGCACGCCCGCCGGGTCCCCCGTGCCGCCCGCCGGCCCGCCGCTGCATCTGCCCGCCGGTGCCCCCGCCGCACCTCCGGCCGCGCCCCCCGCCGAGCTGCCCGAGGAGTACACCCCGACCGCGCGGGACCTCCCGGTCATCACCCCGGGCCGTACGGACACCCTGATCGACCGCCCGGCGGTCGTCCCGGTGCCCGAACCCGCCATGGACCCCGACGCGCCCGAGGGCATGGGCCCGCTGTATGTCGTCGGCGATGTGCACGGCTACTACGACGAGCTGCGCGAGGCGCTGGCCGCCGAGGGGCTGATCGACGCCGACGGCAACTGGGCGGCGGGCAACGCCCGGCTCTGGTTCCTCGGCGACTTCACCGACCGCGGCCCGGACGGGATCGGCGTCATCGACCTCGTCATGCAGCTCTCCGCCGAGGCCGCGGCGGCCGGCGGCTACTGCAAGGCCCTGATGGGCAACCACGAACTCCTGCTGCTGGGCGCCAAGCGGTTCGGCGACACCCCCGTACAGTCCGGCGCCGGTACCGCTTCCTTCCAGGCCGCCTGGCTCCTCAACGGCGGCCAGAAGAACGATATGGACCGCCTGGAGGACCACCACCTCCAGTGGATGGCCCGGCTGGACGCGGTGATGGAGGAGGACGGGCATCTGCTCGTGCACTCCGACACCACCGCCTACCTCGAATACGGCGACTCCATCGAGGCCGTCAACGACACCGTCCATGACGTGCTCACCCGCAGCGAAGCGGATGAAGTCTGGGATCTGTTCCGCAAGTTCACCAAGCGCTTCGCCTTCCGCGACGAGGCCGGTTCGGATGCCGTCCGGGAACTGCTCGACGCTTACGGCGGCGACCGGGTCGTCCACGGCCACAGCCCGATCCCGTATCTGCTGGGCGAGGTCGGTGCGGAGGACGGCGACAGCGACACCGTCGCGGTCGACGGCCCGCATGTCTACGCCGACGGTCTGGCCATCGCCATGGACGGCGGTGTCACGATGGCCGGAAAGCTGCTGGTCGTGCAACTTCCGCTGGCCGGCTGA
- a CDS encoding IclR family transcriptional regulator produces the protein MVNGESASHPTLIGSVQRALRLLEAVGAHVDGAPAKQLAREAGLPLPTAYHLLRTLTHEGYLQRENGVFVLGAAAEVIGRAGARRRQRAHLSEALAVAGQELGVAVYFAVYREGEVEVVAVTDDPARPPVVEWVDFRTTAHAHAIGQCLLAQLDEATRREHLARHPVQSITPFSVRTEDELLHRLDTVRRGHVAYERQEYALGTVCAAIPVQVGAAAATLAVSLPVDELRRLRSVTDRLRKMAETTLTTLAFSISI, from the coding sequence ATCGTGAACGGCGAATCCGCCTCCCACCCCACCTTGATCGGATCGGTGCAGCGGGCGCTCCGGCTCCTGGAGGCCGTGGGCGCGCATGTCGACGGTGCGCCCGCCAAGCAGCTGGCCAGAGAGGCGGGGCTGCCGCTGCCGACGGCCTACCACCTGCTGCGGACCCTGACGCACGAGGGCTATCTCCAGCGGGAGAACGGGGTCTTCGTCCTCGGCGCGGCGGCCGAGGTCATCGGCCGGGCCGGAGCCAGGCGCCGGCAGCGGGCCCATCTCTCCGAGGCGCTTGCCGTGGCGGGCCAGGAACTGGGCGTCGCCGTCTACTTCGCTGTCTACCGGGAGGGTGAAGTCGAGGTGGTGGCGGTGACCGATGACCCGGCGCGGCCGCCGGTGGTGGAGTGGGTCGACTTCCGTACCACCGCACACGCCCATGCGATCGGGCAATGTCTGCTCGCGCAGCTTGACGAGGCAACGAGGAGAGAGCATCTGGCGCGCCATCCTGTCCAGTCGATAACGCCCTTTTCTGTGCGAACTGAGGACGAATTGCTGCATCGTTTGGATACGGTGCGTCGCGGCCATGTTGCTTATGAGCGCCAGGAATATGCCCTGGGCACGGTATGCGCCGCCATTCCCGTCCAGGTCGGGGCGGCCGCGGCGACGTTGGCGGTATCCCTGCCCGTGGACGAACTGCGTCGATTGCGGTCCGTTACAGACCGACTACGGAAAATGGCGGAGACGACACTAACGACACTCGCCTTCTCTATCAGTATCTGA
- a CDS encoding SsgA family sporulation/cell division regulator produces MTDTVQAEVIMSFVVSEELAFRIPVELDFASADPYAVRLTFDLPGDAPVTWAFGRELLLDGLSRPSGEGDVRIEPASPEHLSDVHISLQVGAERALFRVSAAPLVAFLDRTDRLVPLGKEEVCDTLEAVLDRILTEAPAG; encoded by the coding sequence ATGACCGACACAGTTCAGGCAGAAGTGATCATGAGCTTCGTCGTCTCGGAGGAGCTTGCGTTCCGGATTCCGGTGGAGCTGGACTTCGCCAGCGCCGATCCGTACGCCGTCCGTCTCACCTTCGATCTTCCCGGCGATGCGCCGGTGACCTGGGCTTTCGGCCGGGAGCTGCTGCTGGACGGGCTGAGCCGGCCGTCCGGTGAGGGTGATGTACGTATCGAGCCGGCCTCCCCCGAGCACCTCAGCGATGTCCACATCAGCCTTCAAGTCGGCGCCGAGCGTGCGCTGTTCCGGGTGAGCGCGGCGCCGCTGGTCGCCTTCCTGGACCGTACGGACCGGCTGGTGCCGCTGGGTAAGGAAGAGGTCTGCGACACCCTGGAGGCCGTGCTCGACCGGATCCTCACGGAAGCCCCGGCCGGCTGA